The genomic interval TGCATATTGTTGTATTTAGCACAGTGTGACATCTTGCTAGCTCGCTAATCAATCAGCTAACTTCAGTGCGTGACCAATTCTTATGCAGACCATCTGAAAGAAATAGTCTACCAAAAGTAAACTTACTTTTCCTAAAGCAAATTCACTGTAGGATTAAATACCAGTGTTTGTTTGTACAAAACAGCATCTACACGCAATCAACTTCCATTTGAACAGTTCCTCTGTTGCTTAAGTTAAATCTGTAGGATGTTTTACTCTTTTTGTTTACGTCGGTCTGAGTAAACTCCGAACTGTTCGCACAGATGGGTGTAGAGCCTACAGACAAAAAGGAGGGGGAGGCTTCCACTTCCACTTCCACGACCAAAGACAGAGAGCGCAAAAAGAGCCGATCCAGAGAGAGGGATCGGAAAGGATCCCCAAGCAAGGAACGCAAGCGTCAACGTTCCCGCGAGCGGAAACGCTCTCGAACCCGCTCCAAATCTCCAGACAGGTAAATCGCACTATAGGTTTGTGTTTTCAAATAACAAGGTCCCTTGACATGCTACTAGCTTGCCTATTTTTGTAGAATCACGCAAATATGTTTCCAGGCTTGGCATGTAAATGATAAACATAAATTATGTTATATTTCTATTCTTAGTAATATCATTAGACACCAATGACTTATTTTCTGTTACCCTGACATGTCAAGAGACCGGCGACTgaaagataaagacagagacaAGGAACgtgacagagacaaagacagagaccgTAGCCGGAAGGATCGGGAAAGAGACAAGGATGGCCACCGTAGAGACCGCGACCGCAAGAGATCCAGGTGAGTAGGGGTGTGAAGACTGTTGTTTGACCCTTGTTGCTGGGGATTAGAATAATAAATGTTTGTCATGTCTGCTAGATCTTAAATactgtctgtttctctttctctctctccctctttctctctctctctctctctgtattttttaatgtatgttGAAAGGAGCCTCTCACCAAAGTCAAGGGCccggatgaaaagagagagagacctgaaaaaggaggaggatgaagatgatgacaagaagaagaaagataAGGTATGTAACTCCTTATGGTGTGTAACAGTGAAATTTAAGATTAATATACCATGATGTTCTAATTGTGTTCTTTTTCCATaccctctcaccctccctccatttctctgtgtccttttcctcctcttccctttatgTCCATTCCCAGGTGCAGCCCCTCTCTCTGGAGGAGCTCCTGGCTAAAAagaaggcagaggaggaggctgAGGCCAAGGTGGGAGTCCTCACTTTTTTGCTCTGCTTTTTGCTCTCCTCAGTTCTTTTATCGTCATCTCTGTACACTTGCCTTAGGGCTGCTCGATTATGGCAAAAATCATAATCTTGATTATCGATTAATGATTATTCATGAGGGAGGCAGGAGCCCACACCCATGGGAGTGTGGAGTGCGGGGCTTAAAGAAGCAGCGTGAATCAGTATGCTGTATGAGTTGAAATTGTATCTATTTCCAAAAACCCTATTTCTTAATGGAATGTGGCAAAATAATAGTTTTTTTGTCGATTATACTATGTTTGTGATTGTTTGGAACCAAAATTGAGATTGAAATTCgattaattgcacagccctaACTTGCCTGTGATTTATTTACAATATGAGCTGTCATAATGTGTTCTgctgtatctctctatctctgtcatcATTTGTTCTGCTgtatctctatctctgtcaTAATGTGTTCTGCTgtatctctatctctgtcaTAATGTGTTCTgctgtatctctctatctctgtcatcATTTGTTCTGctgtatctctccatctctgtcactCCCCCCTTCCCCCGCAGCCCAAGTTTTTGTCTAAAGCGGAGCGCGAGGCTGAGGCTCTCAAACGCAGAGAACAGGAGACGGAGGAGCGACGCCGGATggtggatgaggagaggaagaagaggagagtgtTCCAGGACATCGGGAGGAAGATGCTTGGTAAACTAAACTGATCATTACTGAtttatagattatttttttcaccaaaaagCCCTTTGTCTTAGGGTTGGGCGATGTCCCCTAAATTGGCATTTGACGAAGTGTACAGTAAAACATCGTGATGGACGATGATATCGTCGGGGGGGGAGTGTAGTAAACACTACCATATGTctgtacagaaatacatttaaaaaacacatacaaaaatatactgtatatattatataggctatacggcctgatgaaagtggacagctaagagagacatactgaccaggctaccgaagttgtgtggaagatctGAAAAATCGTTGTGAAAGACGGATAGACAATCAATCTGGACACTTGCATGTGCACCAATCAGCGGAATATTacacattgccagccttcgctgggcctagcaaaaaagctacttaagactactatCTATTACAATCTTCAGTAGTACGCTATGCAGCATCCCACGTTATCAGGCGACCGTCTATGCTGACTATGAGGGCGGTGGGAAGTAAAAGTAAAGGGCTGCGATCGCGCAGTCCAGGCTATAGGATGGCGAAGTAAAAAAacttttataaataacgaatcccgattaccactccgctgctgtctgggacttctgctaaatgcatgaaatacaagccttacagtgaaagacggATAGGCTACCTTCTGATCCTATACAGTAAATAACGAaagaaatggtttattttaacacCGAGGAGAAGGACGCATTTGGCGCTCGCTGTAGCCTAGTAAAATTATTTGAGCGCTAGAATGTCCTAGTCGTagcctaacaataataattcTATAGGACTTTTCTACATTAGGCTACCGGTACATATTTTGcgtccaatgtaggctataggcctgcgagacatgtaggctacaaaaagacAATTACACATTCATGTCACagtcaggaattatttgaataagaCGGTAGACTAATACgtcttttattttacaagacGGTAAACTAATACGTGACAACTGTTTGGCTGACAGCCTTTAAAGTAGTTTTTCATTATGTTTTAGCCTGTTCCACCAGGAATTAGTGACTGGCATGTGGGGGCGTGGCATCACGATGGTTGCTTCCCATTGTGATGCCTGTCAACCATCACGATGGACGATGATGGCGTCCATCGGCACAACCCTACTTTCTCTTGATGTGCATTTTTTAGTTTTGAATATATAATGCTGTATTTAATTATTATGTTTTGCTGTATCAATTTCAATTGTGTAAACAATATTGTGGCGAATAATTTATGCGGCTTTTTCAGTTTTGACAGCATTGTCAACACTGATTCACGGATTAGCTCAGAACATTGTAATAATAAAACTGCATGTGTCCCAGTTTCTCAACTTGCCATCCCTGCTTTGCCCTCATGTAGAGGACCCCATGGAGAGGgagcggagagagaggagggagcgcatggagagggagagcaacGGAAACGATGAGGATGACGGCCGACAGAAgatcagagaggagaaggacaaGGGCAAAGAGCTCCAGGCCATCAAGGCTagtgaaagacacacacacacacacacacacacacacacacagcacagcataaACATGCACCTTAACTCAAAGCTATGTATTCCAAACGGTAAATGCTATATGAAGAATGCTATATGAAGAAAAGTTTCTTTTGCTTTGCCTATCTCAGGAGCGCTACTTGGGTGGCATTAAGAAGCGCCGTCGCACGCGGCACCTGAACGACAGGAagtttgtgtttgagtgggaCGCCTCAGAAGACACCTCAGTCGACTACAACCCCATGTGTGTATACGTATGAGTACACAAATGAACCATCATTACTATAACCTTATAATTTTACTATCCCACTGCAGCATTGTTTACCATTGCACTTTTGCTTACTTAAGGAGTTGGCCCTTTAACGGCCTTTGCTTTATATGTACAGAGCTAACCACAAGTCCATTTAAAAGCTTATCTTAATTATCTTAAGCTTACATTCTGCCCAATTACAAACTACTCTACCCATTCACATCAGGTACACTGATGATGCTGATAAACATTACTGACCTGAGAGTTTCTAAGTGTCCCCTATTCTGTTTCACAGATATAAAGACAAGCACCATGTCCAGCTGTATGGACGTGGCTTCATCGCTGGAATTGACCTCAAACAGCAGAAGAGGGACCAGTCCCATTTCTATGGAGACCTGATGGAGAAGAGGCGAACgctggaggagaaggagcaggaagagtaagtgcacacacacacatatatatatatatacatacatacatacatacatacatacatacatacatacatatatatatatatatatatatatatatatatatatatatatatatatatatatatatatatatatacatacatacatacatacacacatacacacatacacacatacatacatacacgtacacatacacttacatggGTATATGATCacttctaaaactgatagttccggtccttgattgtgattggctgaatcgcgttcgatgccgtggtaaaatccagcacaaacatacaccttgaccacattccgttctatattactgcgctactataacttgatacaaaagttaaagtagctgtgtttcgatgttgcttggcaaccattcagatagaggaaatatatttcttggcggaaaaATGATTATGAATAAAACGTTACATTTCTCGTTgctttgcctttactttatgaaactttgcaaaggtatttatagcaacagttttagaaaagcaataagccccaagaggccgtaggttacgctgattctacaacagctaaggggtgttgttaggcacgacgcgcTATGTaagcatgtacaaacacacacagtcatgtatacatacaaatatacacactgtAGACAAAGATACTGGTTCGGATTACTATGGAATATGTTCCAGCGTGTTTTTAAATTCACATGCACATAATATGTGTTCCAGTGTTCTTTAAAGGcaaactatgcaggttttttatcttaatatgcTAGTTTTTAAGCTTAATTtcccttcatttaacagcttcagagtaattggaatggttatatgacttttttcgggttgaatggtggccgtctcgcttccccctagcacctgtgagcggaaaaaacacccttgcaactgtgggccggcgggccgacggtctcagtgtcaggaattataacgagtgtaacgaattgctttactgcattcaaatacacatacacgccaggcaccagctagaacaaggtagcgatggagtttcttaGACAtccgtcatgacagagccagcgaaaaagaagcaaaaaccgagaaaacagtagcagaaattgccaatactgcatagtttaccttagTTCACGTGCGCCTAATATCCATCACCCGTGTCTCTCGCAGGCGCTTTTTGAAGAAGATGCGCAAGAAGGAGGCCAAGCAGCGCTGGGACGACCGGCACTGGTCGCAGAAGAAGCTGGAAGAGATGACGGACAGGGACTGGCGAATCTTCCGCGAGGACTACAGCATCACCACCAAGGGAGGCAAGATCCCCAACCCTATCCGCAACTGGAAGGAGTACACGCTGCCACCCCACATCCTGGAGGTCATCGACAAGTGTGGCTACAAGGTCAGCACACAAACGCGTTAATTCACTTGGTCATGGgtatttctttttcgccattaGTAGTTACACCAATTTCATTTCAATTAAATTTCAATGTATTGTTATTTAGAGTGCAGCATCGCCAACAACGcaattcaaaaataaataatcagtTAATGAATAAATAACAAGATGAAAAGCAGAAAGTAAAGGTACTAACAATTAAGcaataaacaataaaacaataggCTAAAACAACAACCATCAATCAGGATCCAGATTTGCTTTTTTGtatttcagtcagtcagttgtCAGTCAGGGTGTGTTGATGGAGTGGTGCTGTTGCAGCTGCAAATTGTTACTTTAATGTCCGTTTCTCCTTTCAACTCAGGATCCTACGCCCATCCAGAGACAGGCCATTCCTATTGGCTTACAGAACAGAGACATCATCGGTGTGGCTGAGACTGGTAGCGGTAAAACGGCTGCCTTCCTCATCCCGCTATTGGTCTGGATTACCACACTGCCCAAGATTGACAGGTGAGGAAAAAATAAATCTTAACCACAAGGCACCACAGGCAGGAGGGTGAAGAGGTGCCATCTTTAATCACAATCAGAGATGAAAATCACAACTGGGGACATGTTACCATCAACAAAGTTGCAGCAGCAATTCCAAAGTTCTCTGGGGCGAGGCCCAGCCTTATACAGGTTCAATTACATTGTTTCCAGACAAAAGCATTACATACAGACATATGACAAAACCCATGACTGTCATGCTGTAGTTTTAGCAGAGACAATAGACAACTCAAGCAAAATACCACATATGCACCTTTCCTGCTGTTGGAGGCCACATCACATGATTTCTCTGCAGAAGCATAGGCGATGCAGATCACATAGTCACTTGTCTGCCTCAGGGGATTCCTGCACTATTCTAATGGCTGTGGCATGATCTTTATTAGAGAGCTATTCATGGAGAGGGCAAGTTaacctccagttacaagtctgaagcgctaaccaataggccacggctgccccaatctTGGATGATTCCTTGGTTGCTCCCAGATTAAGGCAGCAGTGAGAATAATGAAACCTAATGGTGTAGCCCGACCTGGTCACAGTttccagaggaggaggagtccaGCTGTTGGTCAGATCTTAAACTTGTACTGCTTGTGTTCTCTGTAGAATTGAGGATTCTGACCAGGGCCCGTACGCTGTGATTCTGGCTCCGACTCGTGAGTTGGCCCAGCAGATTGAAGAAGAGACCCTTAAGTTTGGCAAGCCCCTCGGCATCCGCACGGTGGCCGTGATTGGTGGTATCTCCCGAGAGGACCAGGGCTTCCGCCTCAGGATGGGTTGCGAGGTCAGACATcaggactctcacacacacacacacacacaaacacacacacaaacaaacagacagacccAAAGATCTTCAACCCATACCAATGAATTCTATTCTAAAATAATTAAGAATTATTGACTGGGAGGTTTAAACTTGATTTGGGTAATGTGACACAAGAATTCAATTTTACTGTAATTAATTATTGCAGTAActtctatattatattattttgtacACATTCATTAACAATCGTTAAATGACAACTTCATAATCACAATCTCATTGTCCTGTCTTCTCATCTGATCCTCATAATCTGTTCATAGATTGTGATCGCCACTCCCGGTCGTCTGATCGACGTGCTGGAGAACCGCTACCTTGTGCTTGGACGCTGCACGTACGTCGTCCTGGATGAGGCCGACAGGATGATTGACATGGGTTTCGAGCCCGACGTGCAGAAGATTCTGGAATACATCCCAGTGACCAATCAAAAGCCAGACACAGACGAGGCAGAGGACCCCGAGAAAATGATGATGAACTTCGAGTCTGgcaaacacaaatacagacaggtGGGACAGACACTCTGAAACAAAACTTAAGGTTGCGCTAAACAAGATTTTCAGATTTTTgatctattttatttatttttataaataaccttttgtgtttatgtttgtaaaTAACCCTCCTCACCCCTCCCTGCTCGGTGTTCCCAGACGGTCATGTTCACAGCCACTATGCCCGCGGCTGTGGAGCGCTTGGCCAGGAGCTACCTGCGGCGCCCCGCAGTGGTCTACATCGGTTCTGCAGGCAAACCGCACGAGAGAGTGGAGCAGAAGGTCCTGCTCATGTCCGAGCCCGAAAAGAGGTCagggagtcacacacacacacacacacacacacacacacacacacacacacacacagtgagtaacTTAATGGAACAGATGAAGCCTTAGGGGCCGTTTTCCAGAAACATTTCTTGTAGCTGGTATGGTTCTTGGTGCACAACAGTGCCACAGAAGCTCTTTTGTGCTTTGCTCCTGATTTAGCATGACCTGCTCCTATAAACTGTTACAGTATTTGGTAAACTGTGCCTACTGACTACAGCGCCCGCTCTCTCAAACACATCAGAATGACACAGGAGTCTGTGACTAACTCCCTTTCAACTCTTCCTTCGTCTCGGTTTATAGGAAGAAGCTTCTGGAAGTTCTTTCTCGTGGTTTCGAGCCTCCCATCATCATCTTCGTCAACCAGAAGAAGGGTTGCGACGTGCTGGCCAAGTCTCTGGAGAAGATGGGGGTAGGATGCGACCCAAAGCACTTCAGACACATCGGTCATTTTCTCCTTGACAGACAGGGGGCAGTAGCTGAccagtgtttctctctctcctcttcccccgcAGTACAATGCTTGCACGCTCCACGGTGGCAAGGGCCAGGAACAGAGAGAGTTTGCCCTCTCCAACCTCAAAGCCGGCGCCAAGGACATCCTGGTGGCCACAGACGTGGCCGGCAGAGGTATCGACATCCAGGACGTCTCCATGGTGCTCAACTACGACATGGCCAAGAACATCGAGGGTAAGAGCCGACTCGGACACGCCTCTGACTTCACCTCCGTTTCCATAGCGTCTCTGGGGCCCGTGGCcccatcacttcctgtttttccTTCGATCGCGCCTCTAATGGCGACGTATAGATTCAATAGAACAATGGGACCATTAGCGCTATCTAAACACGGCATCCTATATGGTAAAGGATTTAGCAAATGCAAAAGGATGTTGTACCCAGCACGCTACTGGGCCTCTATAGACTTTTATTGTGGGAATATTACTGGCTTGTATTGTGTATTGGGTGGCCAGGAGATTGTTGAAACCTAATGGTGTTGATTGTGAAATATTGTTGGAAATCATCTGGATATGTGCGTTAGTGGCTGTATTCAATCTCAGCTTGTGTTATTATAAGACATGCAGTCCTTCATTATTACCTAAAtaatttttttgtcatattcaGCTTATTTCTCCTCACCTATAGCCGTTTGGATACACTCCTGGTTCAGTAAATGAAATCAAAGAAAATAGCTTTGAGGGTAATGCACTATTCTAGCCAGGAGGCCTTGAAGGGTTGTACTTAAATAGCTGAGTCCACATATAAATATTTTGCCAGGATTGAAGACTGACCATTGACTTAAAGTAACTAAAATTGACAGAATTGGACACATGAATTGgacctctctcttcacacacacacttacgtatGCTTTGATCTCCCCATCACAGACTACATCCATCGTATTGGCCGAACGGGTCGTGCCGGCAAGAGCGGAGTAGCCATGACCTTCCTGACCAAGGAGGACGCGTCGGTGTTCTACGACCTGAAGCAGGCCATCCTGGAGAGCCCGGTGTCCACCTGTCCTCCAGAGCTGACCAACCACCCGGAGGCGCAGCACAAGCCTGGCACCATCCTCACCAAGAAGAGGCGCGAGGAGACCATCTTTGCCTGAGGGGGCCGGACTCGCCAGCCACACCCCCCGCTGGGGAGGGTCTGCGACAGAGGGAGGCCATGGGTGTCGGCCATTTTGTTCTGGGATTTACTCTGTCACTTTGTATTGCGTTATCGGTCATCTCTTACCTGGTCCATCTATCGTCTGTCATTTCttgtccctcactctctctctgtctctcatccctATTTCTGGTTGTTATCATCCATTCACGGCTGTTTTCTCTATCTGACTGTAAACCCCAGATCCCTCTCTGTGTTGCTGAAGCTGGCCACCTGCCCTTTGCTGGGTCAACAGTAAAGGGACCATGAAGTTGtatagccgtgtgtgtgtgtgtgtaagagaggaaCTGCACAACCTGCGGTGCTTGGATTAGTGACGGGTACATTTTGAGCTCGAAGGTGACTCAAGGGTCAGCCCTCCTTCACCcgatcttttttgtttttgttttttagtgttttttttttctgactgaTATCAGTTTACCAATCTCCCTGTTTTAAATTGTTAAGAGACCAATTCAGTGAGTAGACTGTAATCTACCAGCAAGATCCCAATTCAGCTGTGCTTTTTTTTTAGACAAGTGAGTATTTCTGCTATAGGTTGCAACATTACATTGTATTTGTGACTTTTAATAAACCCAAATTTGGCTGAACTGTGATGTTTGACTTGGATTTTTAGTGTTACTGTGAAAATCATGTCCCATATCCATGCAATGTTTATTAACCTGTGAATGTTGGCTGAGATAGTGGTAGTATCTATCACTGAGCTCAGACCTGCTTCGCCTGGACAGGTAATGATGCGTGCTTGTGAACACGACCTCTGGAACTCCACCAGACTTTATGTACTGTTAAATTGTTACTGGTACACCCATAAACACAAGCCCAACCAAGATGTCTTTTACTGGAGTCTTGATTTTCAAAACATTGAAGATCTGAGAAACTGGCCACCAAACCTGAAATGGGTGTCGTGTCCTCTTATCCAAGTAATGAGACTGCATGGTAAACACGGCTTCTGTATGTGATTTAAAGGTGCAGTAAGGAAAGCCTTATAAAACTAACTTTCTGCCATATTTTCTGAAACTGACCCTATGTTCAAGTGCATATAGACCGCAAAAGAAAGCTCACGAGAGTTCAGGTGCACACGCTCTACCATGCACAG from Alosa alosa isolate M-15738 ecotype Scorff River chromosome 4, AALO_Geno_1.1, whole genome shotgun sequence carries:
- the ddx23 gene encoding probable ATP-dependent RNA helicase DDX23; translation: MGVEPTDKKEGEASTSTSTTKDRERKKSRSRERDRKGSPSKERKRQRSRERKRSRTRSKSPDRDRRLKDKDRDKERDRDKDRDRSRKDRERDKDGHRRDRDRKRSRSLSPKSRARMKRERDLKKEEDEDDDKKKKDKVQPLSLEELLAKKKAEEEAEAKPKFLSKAEREAEALKRREQETEERRRMVDEERKKRRVFQDIGRKMLEDPMERERRERRERMERESNGNDEDDGRQKIREEKDKGKELQAIKERYLGGIKKRRRTRHLNDRKFVFEWDASEDTSVDYNPIYKDKHHVQLYGRGFIAGIDLKQQKRDQSHFYGDLMEKRRTLEEKEQEERFLKKMRKKEAKQRWDDRHWSQKKLEEMTDRDWRIFREDYSITTKGGKIPNPIRNWKEYTLPPHILEVIDKCGYKDPTPIQRQAIPIGLQNRDIIGVAETGSGKTAAFLIPLLVWITTLPKIDRIEDSDQGPYAVILAPTRELAQQIEEETLKFGKPLGIRTVAVIGGISREDQGFRLRMGCEIVIATPGRLIDVLENRYLVLGRCTYVVLDEADRMIDMGFEPDVQKILEYIPVTNQKPDTDEAEDPEKMMMNFESGKHKYRQTVMFTATMPAAVERLARSYLRRPAVVYIGSAGKPHERVEQKVLLMSEPEKRKKLLEVLSRGFEPPIIIFVNQKKGCDVLAKSLEKMGYNACTLHGGKGQEQREFALSNLKAGAKDILVATDVAGRGIDIQDVSMVLNYDMAKNIEDYIHRIGRTGRAGKSGVAMTFLTKEDASVFYDLKQAILESPVSTCPPELTNHPEAQHKPGTILTKKRREETIFA